One window from the genome of Saccharomyces mikatae IFO 1815 strain IFO1815 genome assembly, chromosome: 2 encodes:
- the RFT1 gene encoding glycolipid translocation protein (similar to Saccharomyces cerevisiae RFT1 (YBL020W); ancestral locus Anc_8.166) — protein MEKKSPQLPSTSEQILERSTKGATFLMMGQLFTKLVTFLLNNLLIRFLSPRIFGITAFLEFIQGTVLFFSRDAIRLSTLRISDSGNGIIDDDDEDDEEGYQESHYKSKVLQTAVNFAYIPFWIGFPLSIGLIAWQYRNINAYFITLPFFTWSIFLIWLSIIVELLSEPFFIVNQFMLNYAARSRFESMAVTTGCVVNFIVVYAVQQSRYPMGIVTADIDKEGIAILAFALGKLAHSITLLACYYWDYLKNFKPKKLFSIRLTIIKPHENNELKKNYSKGTPYFFQNDILQHFKKVYFQLCFKHLLTEGDKLIINSLCTVEEQGIYALLSNYGSLLTRLLFAPIEESLRLFLARLLSSHNPRNLKLSIEVLVNLTRFYIYLSLMIIVFGPINSSFLLQFLIGSKWSTTSVLDTIRVYCFYIPFLSLNGIFEAFFQSVATGDQILKHSYFMMAFSGIFLLNSWVLIEKLKLSIEGLILSNIINMVLRILYCGVFLNKFHRELFTDSSFFFNFKDFKTVIIAGSMLCLVDWWFIGYVKNLQQFFVNVLFAMGLLSLILVKERQTIQSFINKRSISNSKDV, from the coding sequence atggagaagaaaagcCCACAATTGCCCTCTACAAGCGAGCAGATCTTGGAAAGGTCCACGAAGGGTGCTACGTTTCTGATGATGGGCCAGCTTTTTACCAAGCTGGTAACGTTCCTACTGAACAATCTGTTAATCAGGTTTCTTTCGCCCAGAATATTTGGTATCACAGCATTCCTGGAATTTATACAGGGAACAGTGTTATTCTTCAGCAGAGATGCGATCCGTTTGTCCACGTTGAGAATTTCAGACTCTGGTAATGGAATAatcgatgatgatgatgaagatgatgaggaagGGTACCAGGAAAGTCATTATAAATCTAAAGTCCTGCAGACCGCGGTTAATTTTGCGTACATCCCGTTCTGGATTGGATTTCCCCTTTCTATAGGTCTTATCGCGTGGCAATACAGAAACATCAATGCGTACTTCATCACTCTGCCATTCTTCACGTGGTCGATCTTTCTTATTTGGCTCAGTATAATCGTCGAGCTGTTGAGCGAGCCGTTTTTTATCGTCAACCAGTTCATGCTGAACTATGCCGCAAGGTCGAGATTTGAAAGTATGGCGGTGACTACAGGATGCGTTGTCAATTTCATAGTCGTTTATGCCGTCCAGCAATCTCGTTACCCCATGGGAATTGTGACTGCGgacattgataaagaagGCATTGCTATATTAGCATTTGCCTTAGGAAAGTTAGCTCATTCGATAACTTTACTAGCATGTTACTACTGGGACTAtctaaaaaatttcaaaccaaaaaaattgttcagTATTAGACTGACGATAATTAAGCCGcatgaaaacaatgaattgaagaaaaactattcAAAGGGTACaccttatttttttcagaatgATATTCTACAGcatttcaaaaaagtttACTTTCAGCTATGTTTTAAGCATTTGTTGACGGAGGGTGATAAGTTGATTATCAACTCTTTATGTACTGTAGAGGAACAAGGTATTTACGCTCTACTGTCTAACTATGGGTCATTACTAACTAGATTATTATTTGCGCCCATTGAAGAATCTCTGCGATTATTTTTGGCCCGTTTGCTGTCTTCACATAACCCGAGAAACTTAAAGCTATCGATTGAAGTCCTGGTCAATTTGACAAGGTTTTACATCTACCTATCATTAATGATCATAGTATTTGGACCTATCAATTCATCCTTTTTACTGCAGTTCTTGATTGGCTCCAAATGGTCAACTACTTCTGTTTTGGACACAATAAGGGTTTACTGTTTTTATATTCCATTTTTATCGCTAAATGGCATTTTTgaagctttttttcaaagtgtGGCCACTGGTgaccaaattttgaaacattCATATTTCATGATGGCTTTTTCTGGTATTTTCCTACTCAATTCTTGGGTTCTTATTGAAAAGCTGAAATTATCGATCGAAGGTTTAATTTTGAGtaatattatcaacatggttttgagaatattgtATTGTGGAGTTTTCCTGAACAAATTCCATAGAGAATTGTTCACAGattcctcttttttcttcaatttcaaggATTTCAAAACGGTTATCATTGCAGGTTCCATGCTTTGCTTAGTTGATTGGTGGTTTATAGGATACGT
- the HAP3 gene encoding Hap3p (similar to Saccharomyces cerevisiae HAP3 (YBL021C); ancestral locus Anc_8.167), whose protein sequence is MSTNDSEHVSTSPEDVQENSGNANSSSSLQQVFTLREQDRWLPINNVARLMKNTLPSSAKVSKDAKECMQECVSELISFVTSEASDRCAADKRKTINGEDILISLHALGFENYAEVLKIYLAKYRQQQALKNQLLYEQEDEEVP, encoded by the coding sequence ATGAGTACCAATGATTCTGAACACGTTAGCACAAGTCCAGAGGACGTTCAGGAGAACAGTGGGAATGCGAACTCGAGCAGCAGCCTGCAACAGGTTTTCACATTAAGAGAGCAGGACAGATGGCTGCCCATCAACAACGTAGCACGACTCATGAAGAATACACTGCCATCAAGTGCCAAGGTATCGAAGGATGCCAAGGAGTGCATGCAGGAGTGTGTCAGTGAGCTCATTTCCTTTGTGACCAGCGAGGCAAGTGATCGATGTGCTGCagacaaaagaaagacGATAAACGGGGAAGACATCTTGATATCTTTGCATGCCTTAGGTTTCGAAAACTATGCAGAGGTGTTGAAAATCTACCTGGCTAAGTATAGACAGCAGCAggcattgaaaaatcaattgCTGTACGAGCAGGAGGATGAAGAGGTGCCTTGA